The proteins below come from a single Phalacrocorax aristotelis chromosome 24, bGulAri2.1, whole genome shotgun sequence genomic window:
- the ADRA2B gene encoding alpha-2B adrenergic receptor, giving the protein MEGPEGGYSVQATAAITAAITFLVLFTITGNVLVIMAVLSSRSLRAPQNLFLVSLAAADILVATLIIPFSLANELLGYWYFEKTWCEIYLALDVLFCTSSIVHLCAISLDRYWSVSRAIEYNAKRTPRRIKCSILIVWTIAAVISLPPLVYKGEKKAVAGERPQCKLNEEAWYVLSSSVGSFFAPCLIMILVYLRIYLIAKRRHCSRPASAKPSGSVPPSVTPPAGADPPGTCPPADRTSLLSPEEPPTSSNPGAGTSPQPRGRPRDTLATGTGRVVLAHRPPALNPWRRKTQINREKRFTFVLAVVIGVFVLCWFPFFFLYSLGALCPRRCKVPDGVFQFFFWIGYCNSSLNPVIYTVFNQDFRKAFRRLLCRRRAPTPW; this is encoded by the coding sequence TCACCTTCCTGGTGCTCTTCACCATCACGGGCAACGTGCTGGTGATCATGGCCGTGCTGAGCAGCCGCTCGCTGCGGGCACCCCAAAACCTCTTCCTGGTGTCGCTGGCGGCCGCTGACATCTTGGTCGCCACCCTCATCATCCCCTTCTCCTTGGCTAACGAGCTCCTGGGCTACTGGTACTTCGAGAAGACGTGGTGCGAGATCTACCTGGCTTTGGACGTGCTCTTCTGCACCTCGTCCATCGTCCACCTCTGCGCCATCAGCCTGGACCGTTACTGGTCGGTCAGCCGCGCCATCGAGTACAACGCCAAGCGGACGCCGCGGCGCATCAAGTGCAGCATCCTCATCGTCTGGACCATCGCCGCCGTCATCTCCCTCCCGCCCTTGGTCTACAAGGGGGAGAAGAAGGCGGTGGCGGGGGAGAGGCCACAGTGCAAGCTCAACGAGGAGGCCTGGTACGTCCTCTCCTCCAGCGTCGGCTCCTTCTTTGCCCCGTGTCTCATCATGATCCTCGTCTACCTGCGCATCTACCTGATCGCCAAACGCCGCCACTGCTCCCGCCCTGCCAGCGCCAAACCGTCGGGGTCGGTGCCACCGAGCGTCACCCCCCCGGCCGGCGCAGACCCCCCGGGGACCTGCCCACCGGCGGACAGGACCTCGCTGCTGAGCCCCGAGGAGCCCCCCACGTCCTCCAACCCCGGGGCGGGGACGTCGCCGCAGCCCAGGGGACGCCCCAGGGACACCTTGGCCACCGGGACGGGGCGGGTGGTGTTGGCACATCGGCCGCCGGCGCTGAACCCTTGGAGGAGGAAGACTCAGATCAACCGGGAGAAGCGTTTCACCTTCGTCTTGGCCGTGGTCATCGGCGTCTTCGTCCTCTGCTGGTTCCCGTTCTTCTTCCTCTACAGCCTGGGCGCGCTCTGTCCCCGGCGCTGCAAGGTCCCCGACGGCGTCTTCCAGTTCTTCTTCTGGATCGGTTACTGCAACAGCTCCCTCAACCCCGTCATCTACACCGTCTTCAACCAGGACTTCCGCAAGGCTTTCCGGCGCCTCCTCTGCCGCCGCCGAGCCCCGACGCCCTGGTGA